Proteins encoded in a region of the Bacillus methanolicus genome:
- a CDS encoding threonine/serine exporter family protein, whose product MVNDISYQYKVMELCLLAGKIMLQSGAETYRVEDTMMRIAASFGIQESHSYVTPTGIIFSIEGEPPKTKLIRVTERTTDLEKVAEVNSISRKISSGDLPLDDAYESLKKIESANLHYPFWLQVVAAAVASGCFLIMFKGEWLDFIPAMIAGGVGLISVIFFHRLVPIKFLAEFLAAFIIGLLSFLFVKMGVGDQLDKIIIGSVMPLVPGLLITNAVRDLMAGHLVSGLSKGAEAFLTAFAIGSGIAVVLSFM is encoded by the coding sequence ATGGTAAATGATATAAGTTATCAATATAAAGTTATGGAGCTGTGCCTCTTGGCCGGAAAAATTATGCTCCAGAGCGGCGCGGAAACGTATCGGGTTGAAGATACAATGATGAGAATTGCCGCCTCTTTTGGCATTCAAGAATCCCACAGTTATGTAACGCCGACAGGAATTATTTTTTCAATTGAAGGAGAACCTCCAAAAACAAAGCTCATTCGAGTTACAGAGAGAACGACTGATTTGGAAAAAGTAGCAGAGGTTAACAGCATATCAAGAAAAATTAGCAGCGGGGATTTACCACTTGACGACGCATATGAATCTTTGAAGAAGATTGAATCGGCGAATCTACATTATCCTTTTTGGCTTCAAGTAGTCGCTGCCGCGGTTGCGAGCGGTTGTTTTTTAATCATGTTTAAAGGAGAATGGCTGGATTTTATCCCGGCAATGATAGCCGGCGGCGTCGGCTTAATTAGCGTCATCTTTTTTCATCGGCTTGTGCCGATAAAATTTCTCGCTGAATTTCTCGCAGCATTTATCATCGGATTGTTGTCTTTTCTTTTTGTAAAAATGGGGGTTGGCGATCAGCTCGATAAAATTATTATCGGTTCAGTCATGCCTCTCGTGCCGGGTCTTTTGATTACGAACGCTGTCAGGGATTTAATGGCAGGACACTTAGTTTCCGGTTTGTCAAAAGGGGCAGAAGCGTTTTTAACCGCTTTTGCAATTGGGTCGGGAATTGCGGTGGTTTTATCATTTATGTAG
- a CDS encoding MFS transporter produces the protein MLMAGNLFLFMSFQMLIPTMPPYIKSIGASGLEIGLVTTLFSIGAVAIRPLIGYMLEYKSRKPLVLIGAAALLIITAVYPLSRLVFVLLLIRLIHGLAWGWSTTVNGTAAVDIVPNSRLGEGMGYYGLSVTIGMIIAPSLGIYLFHVTSFTNLIFISDILGLFAVVLLAAVHYRTPDVVKNTRKEDLTFSYFGSLIEKSSWYPALLSMMACFGYGTIVTFIVIFGEERGIDQIFLFYLFNAIMSSFSRPIAGKWFDRKGPKGLVLVCSSVTFVAMWVLSFAHSNLHIAIAGILFGIGFGSLLPTLQSWTLAQTPAKRRGVANGMYFSAIDLGIGLSGLFFGVIAQNVETGTLFQISSVFFLVVIVMTFAQGRRKSLTEERAVS, from the coding sequence TTTTCAAATGCTCATTCCGACAATGCCGCCCTACATAAAATCGATCGGAGCTTCAGGGTTGGAAATTGGACTTGTGACGACGTTGTTTTCGATCGGAGCAGTCGCGATCCGTCCGCTCATCGGCTATATGCTCGAGTATAAAAGTCGGAAACCACTCGTTTTAATTGGTGCTGCTGCACTTTTAATCATAACCGCCGTTTATCCGCTCTCGAGGCTCGTATTCGTGCTTTTGCTTATTCGGTTGATCCACGGGCTTGCATGGGGCTGGTCAACAACTGTTAACGGAACAGCCGCCGTAGATATCGTTCCAAATTCCCGGCTAGGAGAAGGAATGGGATATTATGGCCTTTCCGTCACAATTGGAATGATAATAGCTCCAAGTTTAGGAATTTATTTGTTCCATGTTACTTCATTTACGAATCTAATTTTTATTTCAGATATACTCGGTTTATTCGCGGTTGTACTTTTAGCTGCAGTCCATTATCGAACTCCTGATGTCGTAAAGAATACAAGGAAAGAGGATTTGACATTTTCATATTTTGGATCGTTAATTGAAAAATCAAGCTGGTATCCTGCACTGCTTTCGATGATGGCTTGCTTCGGCTATGGAACGATTGTTACGTTCATTGTCATTTTTGGAGAAGAGCGGGGAATAGATCAAATTTTCCTCTTTTATTTATTTAATGCAATTATGTCTTCTTTTTCTCGGCCAATTGCTGGAAAATGGTTTGATCGAAAAGGTCCGAAAGGCCTTGTTCTCGTCTGTTCATCTGTGACATTTGTGGCCATGTGGGTTCTTTCTTTTGCACATTCTAACTTGCACATTGCGATTGCCGGTATATTGTTTGGTATTGGATTTGGTTCATTGCTTCCGACACTTCAGTCATGGACATTGGCTCAAACTCCAGCGAAACGCAGAGGTGTCGCAAACGGAATGTATTTTTCGGCAATCGACCTCGGCATCGGGCTGAGCGGTCTTTTCTTTGGTGTTATTGCTCAAAATGTTGAAACAGGAACTTTATTTCAAATTTCCAGTGTGTTTTTCCTTGTTGTTATTGTTATGACATTTGCACAGGGACGGAGAAAATCACTAACAGAGGAGCGTGCCGTTTCTTAA
- a CDS encoding carbohydrate ABC transporter permease translates to MDTRDRKLKVAIGLLIAMFLFAMFFPFLWVFITSFKTSGEIFGEGAFRIIPEHPTLGNFAKVITEKGILDAIKTSFIVSSTTTIYIVIVATFAAYAISRFDFKGKNILLGLILAVSMFPQMIVIGPVYNLFLDLGLTNSYAIVLPYSTITLPMAVWILVTHFNQIPLSLEESAKMDGATSFQTLFKIVFPLAAPGVFTTAIIVFISAWNEFLLTITINSNKSYHTVPVAISFLRTQFEILWGEVAAATTIVTIPTLLIVLFFQKQIVSGLTSGGVKE, encoded by the coding sequence ATGGATACACGAGACAGGAAGCTTAAAGTGGCGATTGGACTCTTAATTGCGATGTTTCTGTTCGCAATGTTTTTTCCGTTTCTATGGGTTTTCATAACCTCCTTTAAAACCTCCGGCGAAATTTTCGGAGAAGGGGCGTTTCGGATTATTCCGGAACATCCGACACTCGGCAACTTTGCGAAAGTCATTACGGAAAAAGGGATTCTTGATGCGATTAAAACGAGTTTCATTGTTTCTTCAACAACAACAATTTATATTGTCATTGTTGCGACTTTCGCTGCCTATGCGATTTCCCGTTTTGATTTTAAAGGAAAAAATATTTTACTCGGTTTGATTCTTGCAGTTTCGATGTTTCCGCAAATGATCGTGATAGGCCCGGTATACAATCTGTTTTTAGACTTAGGATTGACGAACAGCTATGCGATCGTTTTGCCATATTCAACAATTACATTGCCTATGGCCGTTTGGATTTTGGTCACTCATTTTAACCAAATTCCCCTTTCGCTGGAGGAATCGGCGAAAATGGATGGAGCCACTTCATTCCAGACATTATTCAAAATCGTTTTTCCGCTGGCTGCCCCGGGCGTTTTTACAACGGCAATCATCGTATTCATATCAGCCTGGAATGAATTCCTGCTGACTATAACGATAAACTCAAACAAAAGTTATCATACCGTACCGGTTGCGATTTCCTTTTTAAGAACACAATTTGAAATTTTGTGGGGCGAAGTAGCTGCTGCAACAACGATTGTAACGATTCCTACATTGTTAATCGTCCTTTTCTTCCAGAAACAAATCGTTTCCGGCTTAACTTCCGGAGGTGTAAAAGAATAA
- a CDS encoding dynamin family protein, whose product MTLENQLIKKAFYETFMESGEKNPVRVLGEAFLAGQKDETADLSAIRFAQGEVYFHNKDYEAAIFKWENTHNDLEPWAKKNIADCYYELGQLSIAEEIYKSIDTESSVLQSEAMLQLFSLYIDQGRLEKADQVIKKVVSFNPDYPNVTDIARAFFEKHQDWKSAIELAVNEAIRTESQHWFDTLITYTEQGLTKSFAPHYFSKSLVVLYGVDQARFEQMVLALWDSYRNESSYFSWLREFNHLFLNLDANREQSWKELSALYQETYFELIDGKYLMKELAEIIPNILTNWIKIADRSHALFASAAVLAWNEKFPTSISPEVVNDAENLIFHSRNETDGLEYSLTLFDSIVKWAEAQHVEPGHRFRWIIRELVDFQTHRLFIAGTSGNGKSAFINSVLGENILTAPTSSVIVFKGHDETEIRKISDAELTAVSSFHEFQEMVERRSNKSFDNAIIEFSLPSPILQENSIALIDTPGFNERNRIEGEALKYLHFADSLLFVLDANDPFTEREQEILMQIREFAPNLPIHFLLNKIDEIYDEHEAARIVEETSSRVRAFLPQANVFAYSSHLRSRKQQNDLAEFLKNLNRQITEDDRIEKILIFIRKLIKHLLDKRAEIENSLAESIKWNEEMAAKLNGAINQLTDLEKEKARIITRTFRKVLKEIRSDLTKNIPKILRESSDMIQEDSDFRKIHLELNDEMNRRVHAYVNDHVLPKVYSSLQEWIVTANDELNHCQSFLEEISDGFNTMYGEERLKLNCDFKVIDDWRRDADRMTSGVQIDKVNIFLRRTPYQMLLKSAGRLFGAFPQNNAMLYNKYKQFVENEDYLDVAETIIKKLLLQFELFEKSLERDISLFFRNPFAVLNQTVEETQKEIREKEKELENMRANPETYRDPLTMFEVKLRQYEWITISAKGVLQI is encoded by the coding sequence ATGACGTTAGAAAATCAACTGATCAAAAAAGCATTTTATGAAACATTTATGGAATCGGGCGAAAAAAATCCTGTCCGAGTGCTCGGAGAAGCCTTTCTTGCCGGGCAAAAAGATGAAACAGCGGACCTTTCCGCAATCCGTTTTGCCCAAGGAGAAGTATATTTTCACAACAAAGATTATGAAGCAGCTATTTTTAAATGGGAAAACACCCATAATGATTTAGAACCGTGGGCGAAGAAAAATATTGCGGATTGTTATTATGAACTCGGGCAATTATCAATAGCCGAAGAGATCTATAAATCCATTGATACGGAAAGCAGTGTTTTACAATCAGAAGCAATGCTGCAATTATTTTCACTTTACATAGACCAAGGAAGACTTGAAAAAGCAGATCAAGTAATTAAAAAAGTGGTATCCTTTAATCCGGATTATCCCAATGTTACCGACATTGCCCGAGCCTTTTTCGAAAAACACCAGGATTGGAAGAGCGCAATTGAATTGGCGGTAAATGAAGCGATCCGCACAGAGTCTCAACATTGGTTTGATACTTTAATAACGTATACAGAACAAGGATTAACAAAAAGCTTTGCACCGCATTATTTTTCAAAAAGCTTAGTTGTGTTATATGGAGTGGATCAGGCAAGATTTGAACAGATGGTCTTGGCATTATGGGATTCTTACAGAAATGAGAGTTCTTATTTTTCATGGCTGCGGGAATTTAATCACCTTTTCTTAAATCTGGATGCAAACCGGGAACAATCTTGGAAAGAGCTGTCAGCACTTTATCAGGAAACTTATTTTGAATTGATCGATGGAAAGTATTTAATGAAAGAATTGGCGGAGATTATTCCGAACATTTTAACGAACTGGATCAAAATAGCCGATCGTTCTCATGCTTTATTTGCTTCTGCAGCGGTATTGGCATGGAACGAGAAATTTCCGACCAGTATCAGTCCGGAGGTTGTTAATGATGCCGAAAATCTTATTTTCCATTCGCGCAATGAAACAGACGGTTTGGAATACAGCCTTACTTTATTCGATTCCATCGTAAAATGGGCGGAAGCGCAGCATGTTGAACCAGGTCACCGATTCAGATGGATCATCAGAGAACTGGTTGATTTCCAAACACATCGTTTATTTATAGCCGGAACTTCAGGAAATGGAAAGTCTGCTTTTATCAATTCAGTCCTCGGAGAAAATATCTTAACTGCTCCGACATCATCCGTCATTGTATTTAAGGGACATGATGAGACAGAGATTAGAAAAATATCCGATGCAGAATTAACGGCCGTTTCAAGCTTCCATGAGTTCCAAGAGATGGTTGAGAGACGGTCGAATAAAAGTTTCGACAATGCGATTATTGAGTTCTCTCTTCCGTCGCCAATTTTGCAGGAAAACAGCATTGCTCTTATTGATACGCCGGGATTTAATGAACGTAATCGGATTGAAGGTGAAGCGTTGAAATATCTGCATTTTGCCGACAGTTTATTATTTGTTCTTGATGCGAACGATCCTTTTACTGAAAGAGAACAAGAGATCCTGATGCAGATACGGGAATTCGCACCTAATCTTCCAATTCATTTTCTGCTCAATAAAATCGATGAAATTTATGATGAACATGAAGCCGCCAGGATTGTTGAAGAGACTAGTTCGAGAGTTCGGGCATTTCTTCCGCAGGCTAACGTGTTTGCCTATTCATCCCATTTAAGAAGCAGAAAACAACAAAATGATCTGGCAGAGTTTTTGAAAAACTTGAACCGACAAATTACTGAAGACGATCGAATTGAAAAAATATTAATCTTTATTCGTAAATTAATAAAGCATTTATTGGATAAACGGGCAGAAATAGAAAACAGCCTGGCAGAATCAATTAAATGGAATGAAGAAATGGCTGCAAAGCTAAATGGTGCAATCAATCAATTAACTGATTTGGAAAAAGAAAAAGCGCGAATTATCACGAGAACGTTCCGTAAAGTATTGAAGGAAATCAGATCAGATCTTACGAAGAATATTCCTAAAATTTTACGAGAAAGTTCTGATATGATTCAAGAAGACAGTGATTTCCGCAAAATTCACCTTGAACTGAATGATGAGATGAACCGGAGAGTGCATGCTTATGTAAATGATCATGTCTTACCTAAAGTGTATAGTTCTCTCCAGGAATGGATTGTAACAGCAAATGATGAACTTAATCACTGCCAATCTTTCTTGGAGGAAATAAGCGATGGATTTAACACGATGTACGGGGAAGAGAGGCTTAAGCTGAATTGCGACTTTAAAGTGATTGATGATTGGCGCCGGGATGCAGACCGGATGACAAGCGGCGTGCAAATAGATAAGGTAAATATTTTTCTCCGCCGTACACCTTATCAAATGTTATTAAAAAGTGCCGGCAGGTTGTTTGGAGCTTTCCCGCAAAATAATGCGATGCTGTATAACAAATACAAGCAGTTTGTTGAAAATGAGGATTATTTGGATGTTGCCGAAACAATTATTAAAAAGTTGCTTCTTCAATTCGAATTGTTTGAGAAATCGCTGGAACGGGATATTTCGCTTTTCTTCCGAAACCCGTTTGCCGTATTGAATCAAACGGTAGAAGAAACTCAGAAGGAAATCAGAGAAAAAGAAAAAGAGCTGGAGAATATGAGAGCGAATCCTGAAACGTACCGTGATCCGTTAACAATGTTTGAAGTAAAACTTCGGCAATATGAGTGGATCACAATTTCCGCAAAAGGAGTTCTTCAAATATAA
- a CDS encoding threonine/serine exporter family protein, protein MVIIAQLVTSFIASVGFGIIFNAPKQSLIKCGLVGMAGWVIYFLMETNGFDPVAATLAASFFIAVISQVFAKMYKTPIIIFSVAGIIPLVPGGMAYDAMRNFVENDYNTAITLVAKATMISGSIALGLVFSEVINQIIRKSKLKSN, encoded by the coding sequence ATGGTCATTATTGCACAGCTTGTTACAAGTTTTATAGCTTCTGTGGGCTTTGGGATTATCTTTAATGCCCCTAAACAATCTCTTATAAAATGCGGTCTGGTTGGCATGGCAGGATGGGTTATTTATTTTTTAATGGAAACAAATGGTTTTGATCCGGTAGCAGCAACTTTGGCCGCTTCGTTTTTCATTGCGGTGATCAGCCAGGTTTTCGCAAAAATGTACAAGACACCGATCATTATTTTCAGTGTAGCCGGAATCATTCCGTTGGTGCCTGGCGGAATGGCATACGATGCAATGAGAAATTTCGTAGAAAATGATTATAATACTGCCATCACTCTTGTTGCAAAAGCTACGATGATTTCCGGTTCAATCGCTTTGGGGCTTGTGTTTTCTGAAGTCATAAACCAGATTATCAGAAAATCGAAGCTGAAAAGTAATTAA
- a CDS encoding amino acid ABC transporter permease, with protein sequence MDFRLDILAEYAPFFWKGTLLTIGLSIAGILIGTVLGLLIGLGKMIRNKLISFPFDCYITFFRGTPLFVQILIIHFGVVPIFNGETNGIIATIIALSLNSAAYIAEIFRAGIQSIDRGQMEAARSLGMSHVQAMRFAILPQAFKRMIPPLGNEFVVLIKESSLAAIVAAPELMYWARAMQGQYYRVWEPLLTAALIYLVLTLTLSYLLSFLERRLATE encoded by the coding sequence ATGGATTTTCGACTGGATATTTTAGCTGAATATGCTCCTTTTTTTTGGAAGGGGACATTGCTGACGATTGGCTTGTCGATAGCAGGTATTTTGATTGGAACGGTTTTAGGATTACTTATTGGGCTGGGAAAAATGATCAGAAATAAGTTGATTTCTTTCCCGTTTGATTGTTATATAACGTTTTTTCGGGGCACGCCGCTTTTTGTTCAAATATTAATCATTCATTTTGGTGTTGTACCGATTTTCAATGGAGAAACAAACGGAATTATTGCTACTATTATCGCCCTGTCTTTAAATTCTGCAGCCTATATTGCGGAAATATTCCGTGCAGGTATCCAATCAATTGACAGAGGGCAAATGGAAGCGGCCCGTTCATTAGGAATGAGCCATGTTCAAGCAATGAGATTTGCTATTTTGCCTCAGGCATTTAAACGAATGATCCCACCGCTCGGAAACGAGTTTGTTGTCCTGATTAAAGAATCTTCCCTCGCTGCCATTGTTGCAGCTCCGGAACTTATGTACTGGGCTCGTGCCATGCAAGGACAGTATTATCGTGTGTGGGAACCTCTGCTGACTGCTGCCCTAATATATCTGGTGTTGACACTAACGTTAAGCTACTTGTTAAGTTTTCTTGAAAGAAGGTTGGCAACAGAATAG
- a CDS encoding ABC transporter permease subunit yields the protein MKKLGFKEYLFIIPTVVLIGIFSLWPVLQSFTYTFFDYRLNDQQKAGLYMSERFNVELFHETQTYLTMFLEEDKEQVTDPALQQKIDQLIRKIEKTAEAYEGKKGVQKISKEEKENLVALSKEAKQVVKEMSDKYDTTNEENLPLIVEDIDKSIISSNFIGLKGYKQALTDARLGKALWNTTVFTFISVFLELVLGLALALIMNKAIKGQGWIRTTSLIPWAIPTAVAALMWSYLYDGSSGIIANIFEKIGLVENSRELLMSETGAMVSAILADVWKTTPYMALLLLAGLQNISRSTYEAAEIDGANAVQKFFRITLPLLKPSILVALLFRTLDAFRVFDLIYVLTGGGPGGATETLSIYGYKTMFAQTNFGYGSVIVMIMFVSVAIIAAIYVKILGANLMDKN from the coding sequence TTGAAAAAGTTGGGCTTTAAGGAATACTTATTTATTATTCCTACAGTCGTTTTAATCGGGATCTTTTCTCTATGGCCGGTTCTTCAATCTTTTACGTACACATTTTTTGATTATCGGCTTAATGACCAACAAAAGGCCGGCTTATATATGAGTGAGCGGTTTAATGTTGAATTGTTTCATGAAACTCAAACTTATTTAACAATGTTTCTTGAGGAAGATAAAGAGCAAGTAACAGATCCTGCCCTTCAGCAAAAGATTGATCAATTGATTCGAAAAATTGAAAAGACAGCAGAAGCATATGAAGGAAAAAAGGGCGTTCAGAAAATTAGCAAAGAAGAAAAAGAAAACTTAGTCGCTTTATCGAAAGAAGCGAAACAAGTCGTGAAAGAAATGTCAGATAAGTATGATACGACAAATGAGGAGAATCTCCCTTTGATCGTGGAAGATATTGATAAGAGTATCATCTCTTCCAATTTTATTGGTTTAAAAGGTTACAAACAAGCGTTAACCGATGCTCGTCTCGGAAAGGCGCTTTGGAATACAACTGTTTTTACTTTTATTTCGGTGTTTTTGGAATTGGTTCTTGGATTGGCGCTTGCGTTAATCATGAATAAAGCGATAAAAGGCCAAGGGTGGATCCGGACAACTTCCTTAATCCCATGGGCTATTCCGACGGCTGTAGCAGCGCTGATGTGGAGCTATTTGTACGATGGGAGCAGCGGGATTATCGCAAATATTTTTGAAAAGATCGGACTTGTAGAAAACTCCCGTGAACTTTTAATGTCTGAAACAGGGGCAATGGTTTCGGCCATTTTGGCTGATGTATGGAAAACAACTCCTTACATGGCGCTATTATTGCTTGCCGGATTGCAGAATATTTCTCGGTCAACGTACGAAGCTGCTGAAATTGACGGGGCGAATGCGGTTCAAAAGTTCTTCCGTATTACGCTGCCGCTTTTAAAGCCTTCCATATTAGTCGCTCTATTATTCCGAACTCTCGATGCCTTCCGTGTGTTTGATTTGATTTATGTGTTAACAGGAGGAGGACCCGGCGGAGCAACGGAAACTCTGTCCATTTACGGTTACAAAACAATGTTCGCACAAACGAATTTCGGGTACGGTTCGGTCATTGTCATGATTATGTTTGTAAGTGTTGCGATTATTGCCGCTATTTATGTGAAAATACTTGGAGCAAATTTAATGGATAAGAATTAA
- a CDS encoding AraC family transcriptional regulator, translating into MKPSINPAIIKQFLLSRVQNQERNFFHPPYNLEQQLLDAISRADEKGAEEILLEINKLEAATLAADPVRSRKNSLIAMCTLFTRAIIKGGIDPETAFHLSDAYIMEFEKHNSIEKLNDLEYEMLYHFIKTIKDKGSGNHYSRIVRMAISYIYENILQELSLEIIAKQVFVHPSYLSSQFKKEVGISITSFINKKRIEESKYFLIHSDTSISDIALLFKFCNQSYYTSLFKKYNGMTPKEFRELKQEL; encoded by the coding sequence ATGAAACCGTCAATTAATCCTGCAATCATCAAACAATTTTTGTTATCAAGGGTGCAAAACCAAGAAAGAAACTTTTTTCATCCGCCATACAATTTGGAACAGCAGTTATTGGACGCGATCTCACGAGCAGATGAAAAAGGAGCTGAGGAAATCTTATTGGAAATTAATAAACTTGAAGCGGCGACATTAGCAGCAGACCCCGTACGCTCGAGAAAAAATTCCTTAATCGCTATGTGTACCCTTTTCACAAGAGCCATTATTAAAGGCGGCATTGATCCGGAAACAGCATTCCATTTAAGTGATGCTTATATAATGGAATTTGAAAAACATAACAGTATAGAAAAATTAAATGACCTCGAATATGAAATGCTCTATCACTTTATCAAAACAATCAAGGACAAAGGCTCCGGCAATCATTACAGCCGTATCGTACGCATGGCCATCTCATACATTTATGAGAATATATTGCAGGAACTATCACTTGAAATAATTGCTAAACAAGTTTTTGTTCACCCAAGCTATCTTTCAAGCCAATTTAAGAAAGAAGTCGGCATTTCCATTACTAGCTTCATTAACAAAAAACGAATAGAAGAATCGAAATATTTTTTGATTCATAGCGATACGTCCATTTCGGATATCGCTCTATTATTTAAGTTTTGCAACCAAAGCTATTACACTTCCCTTTTTAAAAAGTATAACGGCATGACACCAAAGGAATTCAGAGAACTTAAGCAGGAGTTATAA
- a CDS encoding extracellular solute-binding protein produces the protein MKKWFSILLVFSLIAGIIAGCSNKSSSEGKKDTEGKTEETSEKVVLKFAAQNDNTPATKQVIDEFNKSQDKYKVEWVEMTNDSAQMHDQLLTSLSSGSDEYDILSLDVVWAGEFAGAGYLEPIDVRMKEAGLSKDDFNSGSMASGNYKGKQYTLPFFPDLGLLYYRKDIVSPEDAKKLESGDYTYADLGAMAEKYTGQAGTKFGFVYQSKQYEGLTVNVTEFSKSFEDIKGGLEQMYEFTKAPWAPKDILNFTEGETHTNFEQGNAVFARNWPYQFGRIKGQEEGVKIKVDQVGIAPLPNGGSVGGWLLGINKNSKNVDGAWEFVKFVAGKEGQKIMSTKGGYLPGYNALLEDQEVIAANEMLSYEGFKKALANTIARPVSPEYSKVSDTIQIQAHKYLSTGEGLDQAVQEIQKALSE, from the coding sequence ATGAAAAAATGGTTTTCCATTTTGCTGGTCTTTTCTCTTATTGCAGGAATTATTGCGGGCTGCAGCAATAAATCATCTTCTGAAGGCAAGAAAGATACAGAAGGAAAAACGGAAGAAACTTCAGAAAAAGTCGTATTAAAATTTGCTGCGCAAAACGATAATACCCCAGCGACTAAGCAAGTAATCGATGAGTTTAACAAAAGCCAGGATAAATATAAAGTTGAATGGGTTGAAATGACAAATGACTCTGCACAAATGCATGACCAGTTATTAACGTCCCTTTCGAGCGGGTCTGATGAGTATGACATCTTGTCCCTCGACGTTGTATGGGCTGGTGAATTTGCCGGTGCAGGATATCTTGAACCAATCGATGTTCGCATGAAAGAAGCAGGCCTTTCAAAAGACGATTTTAACAGCGGTTCCATGGCTTCCGGAAACTACAAAGGAAAACAGTATACGCTTCCTTTCTTCCCTGACCTTGGATTGCTTTACTACCGCAAAGATATTGTAAGCCCTGAAGATGCTAAAAAATTAGAGAGCGGCGACTATACGTATGCCGATTTAGGGGCAATGGCTGAAAAATATACAGGCCAAGCCGGCACAAAATTTGGCTTTGTTTATCAATCAAAGCAATATGAAGGATTAACAGTAAACGTCACAGAGTTTTCCAAGTCTTTTGAAGATATTAAAGGCGGATTAGAACAAATGTATGAGTTCACAAAAGCCCCATGGGCTCCAAAGGATATTCTTAATTTTACGGAAGGGGAAACTCATACAAACTTTGAACAAGGAAATGCGGTTTTTGCACGCAACTGGCCATATCAATTCGGCCGAATTAAAGGCCAAGAAGAAGGCGTGAAAATTAAAGTCGACCAAGTAGGAATTGCTCCGCTGCCAAACGGCGGCTCTGTCGGCGGATGGTTGTTGGGGATCAACAAGAACTCTAAAAATGTAGATGGAGCTTGGGAGTTCGTTAAGTTTGTTGCCGGTAAAGAAGGACAAAAAATTATGTCAACAAAAGGCGGATACCTTCCAGGATATAATGCACTTCTAGAAGACCAAGAAGTAATCGCTGCCAACGAGATGCTTTCTTATGAAGGCTTTAAGAAAGCACTTGCAAATACAATTGCCCGTCCTGTATCTCCTGAGTACTCAAAAGTTTCTGATACCATTCAAATTCAGGCCCATAAATATTTGAGCACTGGTGAAGGTCTTGACCAAGCTGTTCAAGAGATTCAGAAAGCATTAAGTGAATAA
- a CDS encoding transporter substrate-binding domain-containing protein: MKKFSILTFFLIFSLILSACGTSQTDGEKESNGSSGNEKKKLKVATDANYAPFEYMDKGEIVGFDVDFVKAVAEEAGYEVEIVNVGWDPLFVEIKDKISDLGMSAITINEERKQTYDFSVPYFLSTNEILVPEGSDIKSAADLKDKVIAVQNGTTGQAAVEKLFGKNNKKIKKFENNNLAIMELNSGGADAVVADNTVVEEYVKNNPDKKLTVIKDENAFEKEYYGLMFPKGSELKADFDSAINKIFENGTYAKIYKKWFGTEPDIETLKKQQQ; encoded by the coding sequence ATGAAAAAGTTTTCGATTCTTACGTTCTTTTTAATTTTTTCACTAATTTTATCAGCTTGTGGTACAAGCCAGACTGACGGGGAAAAAGAGTCTAACGGCAGTTCAGGAAATGAAAAGAAAAAATTGAAAGTTGCCACTGATGCAAACTATGCACCTTTTGAGTATATGGACAAAGGCGAAATTGTCGGCTTTGATGTAGATTTTGTTAAAGCAGTGGCAGAAGAAGCAGGATATGAAGTTGAGATTGTGAACGTAGGATGGGATCCTTTATTTGTTGAAATTAAAGACAAAATCTCTGACTTAGGGATGTCTGCTATTACCATTAATGAAGAGCGCAAACAAACGTATGATTTTTCTGTTCCTTACTTCTTATCGACCAACGAGATTTTAGTTCCAGAAGGCAGTGATATTAAGAGTGCAGCCGACTTGAAAGACAAAGTGATAGCGGTTCAAAACGGCACGACAGGACAGGCAGCAGTTGAAAAGCTTTTCGGCAAAAACAACAAGAAAATTAAAAAATTTGAAAATAACAATTTGGCAATCATGGAGCTGAATAGCGGCGGCGCTGACGCAGTGGTGGCTGATAATACAGTTGTAGAAGAGTATGTGAAAAATAACCCTGATAAAAAGCTGACCGTAATTAAAGATGAAAACGCCTTTGAAAAAGAATATTACGGATTAATGTTCCCGAAAGGCAGCGAACTCAAAGCTGATTTTGATTCTGCAATTAATAAAATCTTTGAAAATGGCACTTATGCAAAAATTTATAAAAAATGGTTTGGTACAGAACCTGATATAGAAACATTGAAAAAACAACAGCAATAA